From a single Plutella xylostella chromosome 5, ilPluXylo3.1, whole genome shotgun sequence genomic region:
- the LOC105389287 gene encoding nicotinate phosphoribosyltransferase isoform X1 gives MSSEEISNNRKMARQNGIVQPLLTDLYQITMAYAYWKSGKVDDVAVFDLFFRTNPFHGEFTIFAGLEECLKFLENFHYSDSDIEYLRQTLPDNIEPEFFAYLKDLTCRDVKLSAIEEGSVVFPRVPLLRVEGPLIITQLLETTLLTLVNFASLMATNAARYRMVAGKNVSLLEFGLRRAQGPDGGLSASKYAYIGGFDGTSNVLAGKMFDIPVKGTHAHSFVTSFSSLADAGCGRLPHATTRAPRDLPALAAAWRRRVSAVIDISTDEASDGELAALISYAIAFPTGFLALVDTYDVKRYNFQGLTTRHQAPPDSTGYNSNCGTNGSRPNSPSIHSTYGCSTVERTLRSGLLNFCAVALALNDCGYRAVGIRIDSGDLAYLSVLARETFEQVGQAFDLPWFNTLTIVASNDINEETILSLNEQGHKIDCFGIGTHLVTCQRQPALGCVYKLVEINGQPRIKLSQDVGKVTIPGHKEAYRLFGADGHALIDLLQRSSETPPQVGQKVLCRHPFQESKRAYVIPSKVESLFRVCWKDGKIQVPLKPLSEVRQRVQESLRTLRQDIKRNLNPTPYKVAVSDDLYSFIHDLWLQNAPIGELS, from the exons ATGTCTAGCGAAGAAATATCCAATAACAGAAAGATGGCTCGGCAAAATGGGATTGTCCAACCTTTGCTTACAG ATTTGTATCAAATAACTATGGCCTATGCTTATTGGAAATCGGGAAAAGTTGATGATGTAGCGGTATTTGATTTATTCTTTCGTACCAATCCATTCCATGGagaatttacaatatttgcCGGCCTTGAAGAGTGCCTCAAGTTTTTGGAAAATTTTCATTACTCAGATAGTG ATATTGAGTATTTGAGGCAAACTTTGCCAGATAACATTGAGCCGGAATTCTTTGCCTACTTGAAAGATTTGACCTGCCGAGATGTGAAACTGAGTGCCATTGAGGAAGGCTCTGTTGTGTTTCCCAG AGTGCCTTTACTACGAGTGGAGGGACCACTAATCATCACACAACTTCTCGAGACGACCCTATTGACCCTCGTTAACTTCGCAAG TTTGATGGCTACAAACGCGGCGCGGTACAGGATGGTGGCTGGGAAGAACGTTTCTTTGTTAGAATTCGGCTTGCGACGAGCCCAAGGTCCGGACGGGGGGCTGTCGGCCTCCAAATACGCTTACATCG GCGGGTTCGACGGCACGAGCAACGTGCTCGCCGGCAAGATGTTCGACATCCCCGTGAAGGGCACGCACGCGCACTCGTTCGTGACGTCATTCAGCAGCCTGGCGGACGCGGGCTGCGGGCGCCTGCCGCACGCCACcacccgcgcgccccgcgacCTCCCCGCGCTCGCCGCCGCCTGGCGCCGCCGCGTCTCCGCCGTCATCGACATCTCCACCGACGAGGCCAGCGACGGCGAACTCGCCGCACTCATATCGTATGCCATAGCCTTCCCCACCGGATTCTTGGCCCTCGTCGACACGTACGATGTCAAGAGGTACAATTTTCAAGGCTTAACCACACGACACCAGGCGCCCCCGGATAGTACCGGCTACAATAGCAACTGTGGGACCAATGGCTCTAGACCCAACTCACCGAGTATACATAGTACATATGGATGTAGCACGGTCGAACGCACACTGAG GAGCGGGCTTCTCAACTTCTGCGCTGTGGCTTTAGCCCTGAATGACTGCGGATACCGAGCTGTGGGTATCCGCATAGACAGTGGCGACTTGGCCTATCTGTCAGTGCTGGCCAGAGAGACATTTGAACAAGTCGGCCAAGCATTCGATCTGCCCTGGTTTAATACACTGACGATTGTGGCCTCAAATGATATCAATGAAGAAACAATATTGAGCCTAAACGAGCAAGGACACAAGATTGATTGCTTCGGAATCGGCACTcatttag tgaCATGTCAAAGACAGCCGGCGCTGGGTTGCGTCTACAAGCTCGTGGAGATCAACGGGCAACCGCGCATCAAGCTCAGCCAGGATGTCGGCAAGGTCACCATCCCCGGCCACAAAGAG GCCTACCGACTGTTCGGCGCGGACGGGCACGCGCTCATCGACTTGCTCCAGCGGTCCTCGGAGACGCCCCCGCAGGTGGGGCAGAAGGTGCTGTGCCGACACCCCTTCCAGGAGTCCAAGCGGGCGTATGTCATACCGAGCAAGGTGGAGAGCTTGTTTAGG GTGTGCTGGAAAGACGGTAAAATTCAAGTGCCATTGAAGCCCTTATCCGAAGTGAGGCAGAGAGTACAGGAATCTCTGCGAACTCTGAGACAGGACATCAAGCGCAATCTCAACCCTACGCCGTACAAG
- the LOC105389287 gene encoding nicotinate phosphoribosyltransferase isoform X2: MSSEEISNNRKMARQNGIVQPLLTDLYQITMAYAYWKSGKVDDVAVFDLFFRTNPFHGEFTIFAGLEECLKFLENFHYSDSDIEYLRQTLPDNIEPEFFAYLKDLTCRDVKLSAIEEGSVVFPRVPLLRVEGPLIITQLLETTLLTLVNFASLMATNAARYRMVAGKNVSLLEFGLRRAQGPDGGLSASKYAYIGGFDGTSNVLAGKMFDIPVKGTHAHSFVTSFSSLADAGCGRLPHATTRAPRDLPALAAAWRRRVSAVIDISTDEASDGELAALISYAIAFPTGFLALVDTYDVKRSGLLNFCAVALALNDCGYRAVGIRIDSGDLAYLSVLARETFEQVGQAFDLPWFNTLTIVASNDINEETILSLNEQGHKIDCFGIGTHLVTCQRQPALGCVYKLVEINGQPRIKLSQDVGKVTIPGHKEAYRLFGADGHALIDLLQRSSETPPQVGQKVLCRHPFQESKRAYVIPSKVESLFRVCWKDGKIQVPLKPLSEVRQRVQESLRTLRQDIKRNLNPTPYKVAVSDDLYSFIHDLWLQNAPIGELS; encoded by the exons ATGTCTAGCGAAGAAATATCCAATAACAGAAAGATGGCTCGGCAAAATGGGATTGTCCAACCTTTGCTTACAG ATTTGTATCAAATAACTATGGCCTATGCTTATTGGAAATCGGGAAAAGTTGATGATGTAGCGGTATTTGATTTATTCTTTCGTACCAATCCATTCCATGGagaatttacaatatttgcCGGCCTTGAAGAGTGCCTCAAGTTTTTGGAAAATTTTCATTACTCAGATAGTG ATATTGAGTATTTGAGGCAAACTTTGCCAGATAACATTGAGCCGGAATTCTTTGCCTACTTGAAAGATTTGACCTGCCGAGATGTGAAACTGAGTGCCATTGAGGAAGGCTCTGTTGTGTTTCCCAG AGTGCCTTTACTACGAGTGGAGGGACCACTAATCATCACACAACTTCTCGAGACGACCCTATTGACCCTCGTTAACTTCGCAAG TTTGATGGCTACAAACGCGGCGCGGTACAGGATGGTGGCTGGGAAGAACGTTTCTTTGTTAGAATTCGGCTTGCGACGAGCCCAAGGTCCGGACGGGGGGCTGTCGGCCTCCAAATACGCTTACATCG GCGGGTTCGACGGCACGAGCAACGTGCTCGCCGGCAAGATGTTCGACATCCCCGTGAAGGGCACGCACGCGCACTCGTTCGTGACGTCATTCAGCAGCCTGGCGGACGCGGGCTGCGGGCGCCTGCCGCACGCCACcacccgcgcgccccgcgacCTCCCCGCGCTCGCCGCCGCCTGGCGCCGCCGCGTCTCCGCCGTCATCGACATCTCCACCGACGAGGCCAGCGACGGCGAACTCGCCGCACTCATATCGTATGCCATAGCCTTCCCCACCGGATTCTTGGCCCTCGTCGACACGTACGATGTCAAGAG GAGCGGGCTTCTCAACTTCTGCGCTGTGGCTTTAGCCCTGAATGACTGCGGATACCGAGCTGTGGGTATCCGCATAGACAGTGGCGACTTGGCCTATCTGTCAGTGCTGGCCAGAGAGACATTTGAACAAGTCGGCCAAGCATTCGATCTGCCCTGGTTTAATACACTGACGATTGTGGCCTCAAATGATATCAATGAAGAAACAATATTGAGCCTAAACGAGCAAGGACACAAGATTGATTGCTTCGGAATCGGCACTcatttag tgaCATGTCAAAGACAGCCGGCGCTGGGTTGCGTCTACAAGCTCGTGGAGATCAACGGGCAACCGCGCATCAAGCTCAGCCAGGATGTCGGCAAGGTCACCATCCCCGGCCACAAAGAG GCCTACCGACTGTTCGGCGCGGACGGGCACGCGCTCATCGACTTGCTCCAGCGGTCCTCGGAGACGCCCCCGCAGGTGGGGCAGAAGGTGCTGTGCCGACACCCCTTCCAGGAGTCCAAGCGGGCGTATGTCATACCGAGCAAGGTGGAGAGCTTGTTTAGG GTGTGCTGGAAAGACGGTAAAATTCAAGTGCCATTGAAGCCCTTATCCGAAGTGAGGCAGAGAGTACAGGAATCTCTGCGAACTCTGAGACAGGACATCAAGCGCAATCTCAACCCTACGCCGTACAAG
- the LOC105389286 gene encoding gastrula zinc finger protein XlCGF57.1: protein METLNIQLTEGKTMALTLQESFDRSCRLCAEEQEVTIMIFSAEAEAMLLQNKLNKYLLIEIEEDDRLPKNICLKCCSKLHTVCEFIDQARSAQELLTNRSILLEQVAGNISDALSIDTDIKSEPLMYFDDGALITPMEVSVDPMMVLQNAEGLPSPTPSCGDNHIAADDVSYLHGLNGENVTIKLIKKGEHEVGHIDIEPEPEPEPELEENTNSKKKKKMPKPFPCLICKRSFYTELALKNHVWIHSADEKTIRSFSCVTCNAGFDFRIDLMAHMKLHRTNTTCTVCGRVFRLEQNLLMHMETHRSPQSAYTCKVCGRSYNSISNLKTHSITHSNERPYKCHLCKKCFKRNQDLKFHINQHTGAKPYQCPFCDKSFASSGNCYSHRSRMHPGRRMESVAIRRKAAVPKPDYAVQQRAIMPKTHLVNIKGIYKYQCQICEHSFVKRDNFTYHMYQHTGEKPFQCSFCEEQFVTRRGLLIHHDKVHPTNERPLALLSKNALLK, encoded by the exons ATGGAAACACTTAACATTCAGCTGACTGAGGGGAAAACCATGGCTCTGACTCTGCAGGAGAGTTTCGATAGATCCTGCCGGCTTTGTGCCGAGGAACAAGAAGTCACTATCATGATATTCAGTGCTGAAGCAGAAGCCATGCTTTTGCAAAACAAGCTTAACAAATACTTGCTAATTGAG ATTGAAGAAGATGACAGGCTGCCTAAGAATATATGTCTGAAGTGCTGCAGTAAGCTGCACACCGTGTGTGAGTTCATAGACCAGGCCCGCAGCGCGCAGGAGCTGCTCACCAACCGGAGCATCCTGCTGGAGCAGGTTGCCGGCAACATCTCTGATGCACTCAGCATCGACACCGACATCAAATCAGAACCACTCATGTACTTTGATGATGGTGCTCTTATAACTCCAATGGAGGTGAGTGTGGACCCAATGATGGTTCTACAGAATGCTGAGGGCCTCCCGTCACCCACCCCATCATGCGGTGACAACCATATTGCAGCTGATGATGTGAGCTACTTACATGGACTAAATGGTGAGAATGTCACCATCAAGTTGATAAAGAAAGGAGAACATGAGGTAGGTCATATTGATATAGAACCGGAACCCGAACCTGAACCTGAACTTGAAGAAAACACAAAcagtaaaaagaaaaagaaaatgccCAAGCCATTCCCCTGTCTTATTTGTAAGAGAAGCTTCTACACAGAACTGGCATTAAAGAATCACGTCTGGATACATTCCGCAGACGAGAAGACCATAAGATCATTCTCATGTGTCACTTGCAATGCTGGGTTTGACTTCAGAATTGATTTGATGGCACATATGAAGCTGCACAGAACTAATACTACTTGCACAGTTTGTGGACgagt TTTCAGATTAGAGCAGAATCTGTTGATGCACATGGAGACGCACCGGTCCCCTCAGAGTGCATACACATGTAAGGTGTGCGGGCGGTCTTACAACTCTATCAGTAACTTGAAGACACACAGTATAACACACAGCAATGAAAGACCTTATAAGTGCCATTTGTGTAAAAAGTGCTTCAAGAGGAATCAAGATTTAAAG TTCCACATCAACCAGCATACTGGTGCCAAGCCTTACCAGTGTCCATTCTGTGATAAGTCTTTTGCTAGTTCAGGCAATTGTTACTCCCACCGGAGTCGCATGCACCCCGGGCGCCGCATGGAGAGTGTGGCCATACGAAGGAAAGCAGCTGTTCCCAAGCCTGATTATGCTGTACAACAGAGGGCAATTATGCCAAAAACCCATTTGGTGAATATCAAAGGCATCTACAAGTACCAGTGTCAAATATGTGAACATAGTTTTGTGAAGAGAGATAACTTTACA TATCACATGTACCAGCATACCGGGGAGAAGCCATTCCAGTGTTCATTCTGCGAAGAACAGTTTGTCACGAGAAGAGGGCTCCTCATTCACCATGACAAGGTGCACCCCACCAATGAGAGGCCACTAGCTCTCTTATCCAAAAATGCCTTATTGAAGTAA